The Littorina saxatilis isolate snail1 unplaced genomic scaffold, US_GU_Lsax_2.0 scaffold_639, whole genome shotgun sequence genome segment tattgaatcTGCAACAGGCAAAGACTATGTGTCCATCTCCGATAATTCTTCAGTTGACCTACCTTCGATTTCGTGAGCGAACACCTGCACCTCACAGAATTCCAAGGAATAAGGTGCCTGGGTCACCAGGAAGACAAACTGACCCTCGAGAAACCCTCCACAGTTAATAAGAATTAGCAGACCTTTGCCAAAGCCATCAGACTTGGTGATATTGGCACACTGCTGGTCCACGGGAATGTTGGTCGGAGAGTATGGCTGCCTGCTGACGTACGTCTGAAAGCTTTTCAGTGTGTCTCctaaaagaagaacaagatgaTTGGATTATCACACAACTCACCTTCGGTATAGTTAGTATTAATTAGATATCGTCTGGCCCTCTGGTGTCATGCCATGTTTAAGGACATGGTAATTCACTGCTTATAATATATTGCCGCTAACTCGATAACCTTGGAATTTGAAGAGGGTCAATCAGACTCGAGTCATGTCCAGATGACATCAAACCCGGGAAGTGTGTTAACCTTCAAATTATAATGATATttagtttttcctttctcggAGCAAACGTGATCCCGTTATGACACGGAAATATGACTAGAGTCAACAAAGCGTGACATTGGACCATCTAACCCTAAGTAGCAAGAGCATGTCAGTGTTCTCTCTTTAGAGCCAATCTTGACCTCACCATGCTATTGAAATCTGACGATAGTCAACCATACTTATGGCATGGCTTAAAATTATCAAACCCTGGAAGTGTTAAAGCTCTAGCTTGAAAAAGTATAAATCATCCATAATTTAGATTATTTTACCATAACATGGTCTTGACATTTTAAATCTAGAGATTACTAAACCCC includes the following:
- the LOC138954324 gene encoding fucolectin-1-like, whose amino-acid sequence is MVSVTHNVAMRKNATQSSVHAGGPSFAVDGILDFPHSASCTATTNQTVSWWQVDLAEVFLVYYVRLASCVDCLGDTLKSFQTYVSRQPYSPTNIPVDQQCANITKSDGFGKGLLILINCGGFLEGQFVFLVTQAPYSLEFCEVQVFAHEIEGRSTEELSEMDT